From one Brassica napus cultivar Da-Ae unplaced genomic scaffold, Da-Ae ScsIHWf_2770;HRSCAF=3541, whole genome shotgun sequence genomic stretch:
- the LOC106422264 gene encoding cyclin-T1-4-like has translation MAGVLGGECSYNESGVSSYSRNSNENQEEGSRWYFGRKEIEENSPSRLDGIDLKKETYLRKSYCTFLQDLGMRLKVPQITIATSIIFCHRFFIRQSHARNDRRTIATVCMFLAGKVEETPRPLKDVIVVSYEIIHKKDPATAQKIKQKEVYEQQKELILSGEKIVLSTLGFDFNVYHPYKPLVEAIKKFKVAQNALAQVAWNFVNDGLRTSLCLQFKPHHIAAGAIFLAAKFLKVKLPSDGEKVWWQEFDVTPRQLEDVSNQMLELYEQNRVPASQGSEVESSVGGGSGHHVGSKPISAQRASHEHSKSDSHGGSSKATENHRNENGSGEAGSVITEHTENQPADKSRPGVEEPAKDKTERTVAHLPDDSAAHDKSRNVNTSDVPVSQSPKDLKLLRDKVKAKLEAKKLQGERTRKKDLIDEDDLIERELEDVELAVDDDKDNQKKNSKTNHMGTEQGDFLVGNNLVCNAEEGEMVDDVSLTVPSRKRKMESPCEKQLGEGKRQHNDNSENVEESQKTSGGGSSSHNSHGD, from the exons ATGGCTGGAGTATTGGGTGGGGAATGTTCATACAATGAGAGTGGCGTTTCCTCCTACTCCAGGAACTCCAATGAAAATCAGGAAGAGGGTTCCCGCTGGTATTTTGGAAGGAAAGAAATAGAAGAAAACTCACCTTCCAGGTTGGATGGTATCGACTTGAAGAAGGAAACGTACCTCCGCAAGTCTTACTGTACCTTTTTGCAGGACTTGGGTATGAGATTGAAAGT tCCTCAGATTACAATAGCTACATCAATAATCTTCTGCCATCGGTTCTTCATTCGCCAGTCACATGCTAGGAATGACAGAAGG ACGATTGCTACTGTCTGCATGTTCCTTGCTGGAAAAGTTGAAGAAACTCCAAGGCCGTTAAAAGATGTTATTGTGGTCTCGTATGAGATAATACACAAGAAGGATCCTGCTACTGCACAGAAAATCAAGCAAAAG GAAGTATATGAGCAACAAAAAGAGCTTATACTAAGCGGAGAAAAGATTGTACTTTCTACATTAGGATTTGACTTCAATGTTTATCATCCTTATAAACCTCTTGTTGAAGCAATAAAGAAATTTAAGGTGGCACAGAATGCTCTGGCCCAAGTTGCATGGAATTTTGTTAATGATGG TCTGCGGACGTCACTCTGCCTGCAATTTAAGCCTCACCACATTGCGGCGGGTGCAATTTTTCTTGCTGCAAAGTTCCTTAAAGTGAAATTGCCATCGGATGGAGAGAAGGTATGGTGGCAAGAATTTGATGTCACACCTCGACAACTGGAGG ATGTTAGCAACCAAATGCTTGAGCTCTATGAGCAAAACCGTGTTCCTGCATCTCAAGGAAGCGAAGTCGAAAGTAGTGTAGGTGGAGGATCAGGTCATCACGTTGGTTCTAAACCAATATCAGCACAACGCGCAAGTCATGAACATTCAAAATCTGATAGTCATGGAGGCTCGTCAAAAGCTACAGAAAACCACAGGAATGAAAATGGGAGTGGTGAGGCAGGTAGTGTCATTACGGAGCATACAGAAAATCAGCCAGCCGATAAGTCTAGACCGGGAGTTGAGGAACCGGCGAAGGACAAAACAGAGAGAACAGTTGCACATCTTCCAGATGATAGCGCCGCTCATGATAAATCTAGAAATGTTAATACAAGTGATGTTCCGGTCAGCCAGTCGCCGAAAGACTTAAAACTGCTTAGGGATAAGGTGAAGGCTAAACTAGAGGCTAAGAAGTTGCAAGGTGAAAGGACGAGGAAAAAGGATCTGATAGATGAAGATGATTTGATCGAGAGAGAACTTGAAGATGTGGAATTAGCTGTTGACGATGACAAAGATAACCAGAAGAAGAACTCCAAAACCAATCATATGGGTACAGAACAGGGCGATTTTCTTGTTGGAAACAACTTGGTGTGCAATGCCGAAGAAGGTGAAATGGTAGATGATGTTTCTTTAACAGTGCCTAGTCGGAAGAGGAAAATGGAAAGCCCTTGTGAAAAGCAGTTAGGAGAAGGAAAGAGGCAACACAACGACAACAGTGAGAATGTTGAAGAAAGTCAGAAGACAAGCGGAGGAGGAAGTAGTAGTCATAATAGTCATGGTGACTGA